TGATCAACGTCATCGTCTCCCCGGGGCTGTGGGCTCGCCAGAAGGTGCTGGCGCGCACCGCGCGGGCGCTGATCATCCGCGGAAAGGTAGAAAACGCGAGCGGGGTGGCTGCGGTGGTGGCGGACAAGTTGGAGCCGCTTGCGGTGGGGCAGGTGCTCTCGCCCGGCTCGCGCGACTTCCGGTGAGGATGGTGAGGACGGTGAGGGGCGGGCACGAGGCGGCGCGGGGGCGTCGATAAGCAGGCGTGTTGTTTTTTTGCTGATGCCGCGCCTCCCGCCTCGGTAGCGTGATGGTTCATGGAAGGATTCGTCTCCCCGCTATCCACCGGCGCGCTGTTGGGGGTGGCCGCCGCCGCGGTCGCTGTGATCCTGGTGCTGGTCATCGGGTTTAAGCTGCACGCATTTCTTACCCTTATCATCGTCTCGGCGGCCACGGCCATCGCCGCCGGCATCCCCATAGACCAGGTGGTTCCCACCATGACCCAGGGTTTTGGCACCACCCTGGCCTCCGTGGCGCTGCTGGTGGCCCTGGGTGCCATGCTCGGCCGGCTGGTGGAACGCTCGGGTGGCGCGGCCAGTTTGGCAGAGGCGCTCGTTGCCCGCTTCGGGGAGCACCGCGCCCCCTTCGCGCTGGGGCTGGCCTCCCTGATGATGGGCTTTCCCATCTTCTTCGACGCCGGCCTGGTGGTCATGCTGCCGGTGATCTTTGCCGTGGCGCGGCGTCTGGACGGGCCGGTGGTGGCCTACGGCATCCCCGCCGCCGGCGCGTTTTCCGTCATGCATGTTTTTGTGCCGCCGCACCCCGGCCCGATCGCGGCCGCGGAGTTCTATGGGGCGCAGGTCGGCGCGGTGCTGCTGGTGGGCCTGCTCGTCGCCCTGCCCTGCTGGTATCTCACCGGTTACCTGCTCGGGCGCGTCCTGGGCGCCCGCTTTACCCAAGCGGTCCCGGACCTTCTCGCCGGTGGCCCACCGCTTGCCGACGCCCCCTCCGCCCCCGCGTCCGCCCGCGCCGTCACCGCCATCCTCGCCCTGCCCATGCTGCTCATCTTTGGCAACACCGGCATCCACATGGCCGCGGCGGCGGGCCTGGTTGATGCACAGGCTGGGTGGGCGCGCCTGCTGACCTTCCTGGGCGCCACCCCCGTCGCCCTGACCATCACCGCGCTGGTGGCGCTGGTGGTGCTCGGCGCGCGGCGGGGGATAGGTGCGGCGCAGCTGGAGGACCTGCTGGAGTCCTCGCTGGGGCCCATTTGCTCGGTGGTGCTCATCACCGGCGCCGGCGGCATGTTCGGCGGGGTGCTGCGCACCTCCGGGATTGGCGATGCCCTGGCCGGATCCATGAACCACCTGGGCCTGCCCGTCATCGCCGCGGCCTTTGTTGTCGCCGCCGCCCTGCGCGTGGCCCAAGGCTCTGCCACCGTGGCGCTGACCACCACCGCGGCACTGATGGCCCCAGCCGTTGTCGCCCAGGGCTATCCGCCCATCCAGCTCGCCGCGGTGGTGGTGGCCACCGCGGCAGGTTCCGTGATTGCCAGCCACGTCAATGACTCCGGCTTCTGGCTGGTAGGCCGACTGATGGGCCTGGACGCCGCCACCACGCTGCGCACCTGGACTGTCAACCAGACGCTCATCGCGGTGGTGGGCTTTGTGCTGGCGTGGGCGGTGTTTGCCCTGGCCGGGGCGGCGGGCCTCTAAGCGCGCCGCGCCGGTGCTACATCACGCCGATGATCTGCCACCACAGCGGCCCGATAGCCAGCCAGATGATCAGATGCACCGCGCCGAGGGCAAGGCCGATCTTCCACCACGTGCCCACCGAGACTGACCCGGTGCCAAAGTAGAGGGGAGCCGGGCCGTTGCCGTAATGGGTGAGGCATCCCATGAGGGTGGGCAGCGCTGCGAGCAGCACAATGAGCGGCGTTGCCGGGATGCCCAGTGCGATGCCGGTGCCCAGGAAGACGCTAAACATGGTGGCGGTGTGCGCCGTGCCGGAGGCAAAGAGGTAGTGGCTCAGCGCGTAGACCACGCCGAGGATGACAAAAGCCACGCCGGCCGAGAGCCCGCCGAGGTGTTGCTGAACCAGCTCACCCAGCCAGGAGATGAACCCGGTCTTGTTCAGGTACGCGCCCATCATCACCAGGGCGGCAAACCAGGTCAGCGTGTCCCACGCGGACTGCTCCTTTTTGATGTCCGTCCACGTCAGCACCCCCGTCAGCAGCAGCAACCCCAGGCCGATGAAGGCAACCGTGGTGGCGTTGAGGACGGATGATCCTCCCACCCACAGGGCGATGATGGTGACAAAGACCGCCAGGGTGACCTTCTCTTTACGGGTCATAGGGCCCAGCTCGGCGAGCTGGTGGCGGGCGTGGACGGGGGCGTCGGGAGTCCGGGTGGTGGTGGGGCGCCACAGCGCGTAGATGACCAGCGGTACCGCGATGAAACCGAGGATGCCGGGCACGCACGCCGCCAGGAACCATCCGCCCCAGGACGGGGCGGTGACCCCCATCTGCTCGGCCAGCTTGGCACCCAGGGCATTGGGGGCCGCGCCGGTGAAGAAGATGACGGAGGCGGCAAGGTCAAGGTTGTAGGTAGACAGCGCCAGGAATCCGGCGGTCGAACCGCGGCGGGGAGTCGCTGTGGTTGCTGTGGTTGCAGTGGTGCCTGTTGCCGAGGAATCGGTGCGCAGGATGGACTGCATGATGGGGTAGACGATCCCACCCGCACGGGCGGTGTTGGAGGGGATGGCCGGCGACGTCGATAAGTCCGCCAACCCCAGCCCGTAGGCCAGACCCAGCGTGGAAGATCCGAAGGTCCGCACGAAGAGGTAGCCCAGCCGGGTACCCAGCCCGGAGGAAATGACGGCGCGCGCGATGAAGAACGCGGAGACGATCAGCCAGATCGTGGAGTTAGAAAACCCGCTGAGCGCTGCGGAGATGGACTCGCTGGGGTCCCCCGGGGCCAGCACACCGGTGGCCGCGCACAGGGCCATAGCAATGATCGCGACCGTGCCCATGGGCGCAGCGTTGAGGATGATGGCCACGATGGTGGCCACAAAGAGGGCGAACAGGTGCCAGGCGTGAGACTCCAGACCGGCGGGAGTGGGGATCACCCAGATGGCCGCCCCGATGGCCACCGCGGCCGCGATCCGGCGCAGGCGAATCTCCCCGGGGGGTGCGGCGGCCGGTGGGGGGTTGGTTGCCGGTGGTGGCACGCGGCGCAACGTGGCGGTCATTTGATGAACCGGACCTTGTCATAGAGCTTCTTCAGCGCGGCCTCTTTGCGTTCGTTGTAAATGACCTTCTGCTGCTCAAACAGGTTCGCGCCGGTGGCGTCGATGGACACGATCAGCGGGCCGAAGCCGGTGACGCGGTTGACCCACAGGCTTTCCGGCATGCCCAGCTCGGTCCAGTGGACGTCTTCGATCTCGTCGACCTCCGTTGCCGCGATGACGGCGTTTCCGGCGGGGAACACGCAGTGCAGGGCGCCAAACTCGGCGCAGCCGCGCTCCGTGTTGGACCCCATCCCGCCCTTGCCCACAATCAGGCGCACCCCGGTGTCCCGGATGAAGTCATACTCAAACTTCTCCATGCGCATCGACGTGGTCGGGCCAACGGAGACCATCTCATAGCCGGAAGCCGAGTCCTCGCTGCGCCGCGTGATCGGCCCGGCGTGCAGGATGGCGCCGTCGCGCAGGTCGACGGGAAGCTCGCGGCCGTATTCGATCAGGCGGCGGTGGGCGACGTCGCGGCAGGTGACAATGTGGCCGTCAAGGAAGACGATGTCACCGATGCGGATATCGGCGATGTCCTCCCGGGAGATCGGGGTGGACAGGTACCAGGTGCGGTGGCCGCTATCCTGGGCGTCCTGGGTGGGGGCAACGGTTGCAATGGTCACAGGTCAAACCCTTCGTGAGTAGACGACTCGAAGGAGCCGTCAGCGTGGATAGTGATGGTGCCGCGCCGGTGCGACCAGCACCCGGTGTTCACGGCCACAGACAGCACGGAGGGGTGCCGCGCAGAGTTTTCAATGTTGACGCCCATGACGGACTTGCCGCCACCCAAGCCCTGGGGCCCCAGGCCCAGCGAGTTGATGGCCTCTTCCAGGTCATCCTCCAACCCGGCAACCAGCTCATTGGGGTTGCGGGATTCCACCGGGCGCATCAGCGCCCGCTTGGACATGTAGGACGCGGAGTCGATGGAGGTGCCAATGCCCACGCCGACGAGCAGCGGGGGGCAGGCGTTGAGCCCGTAGGAGGTCATCACGTCCAGCACGAAGCGCACCGCGCCCTCGTAGCCCTCGCCGGGCATGAGGGTCTTGCCCTGACCCGGCAGGGAGCAGCCGCCGCCAGCCAGGTAGACGTTGAGCGTCAGGTCGGACGAGCCCTCCACAAAGTCCCAGTAGATCCAGGGGGAATCGGAGCCGGTATTCGTGCCGGTGTTGACCTCCTGGAAGGTCTCTACGGTGTTGTGGCGCAGCGGTGCAGTCTGGGTGGCGGTGCCCACGGCTTCCTTGAGCATGGTGTGCAGCTCATCGCGCAGCGGGTAGTGGGAGCCCACGTGGGCAAAGATCTGCACCAGCCCAGTGTCCTGGCAGCTGGGCCGGTTGAGCTTGGCGGCCAGCTCCTGGTTGCGCTTCATGGTGTCATAGATCATCAGGGCGCGCGGGTTGGTTTCATCGGCGCGCAGCCGCTCAAGCCGGCGGGAGACATCGACGGGCAATTGTTTGGAGATCAGATCCGTGAACCGCGCGACAATGTCTACAACGCGGTCCCGGGTGCAGGGAACAACAGTGGTCATGGAGATGACGCCCTTCTGTGTATGAAGGTGAACGGGTACTACACCATTCATTGTTCCGGCGCTGCGCGGTTGTGCGACAGGGAAATTATACGGACTTTTCCGCGCGTGCAACCCCATTATTGCACCATTGGGGGGTGAAAGGAAAGCCGTCAAAGGTATTATTTACCCCTGCCGGAATCGCCTGTGACCTGCTAAAAGGGTGGCGGGCCCGGTGCTTTCGCCCGGCTTCAAGTCAAAAAATTCCCCCTATGGAAACGCCTAAGTATAAGCTTCCCATTAGTGCGTGGTCCGGTTAAGTATAGCGTGGCCTAATGGTCCGCAGTATCGGTATTGTTTGCATTACCTGAGTTGCCCGAATTGGTGGGGCTGTCGCTCAAGATCGCCGCAAGGCGCCGAGCCAAGACCACCGGATCATCCTGATTATCAGTGACCGCGCCGGAGTGCGCCCAGGACGTCAAAGTGGCGTACACATCCGCCTGAGAACGCGGGGTAAAACGACGCTTAAAGGTGGCATCCACCTGCCGGGCCCCGGGCGTGGTGCCCAGATTCGCGCGGTACTTCGACGGCGTCAAACCAAACGTGGACTTAAACGCGGTGGTAAAAGTCTTGGTGTCCGCAAAGCCGTTGTCAAAGGCGATGTCCCCGATAAGCGCGTCCGTGGCAGACAGCTGGCGTGTAGCCGCGCGCAGCCGCACCCGGGAGATGAACTCAAAACACGTCATCCCCATGGTTTGGGAGAACACTGAGGACAGGTAGGGCTCGGAGTATCCGGCCAGGCGCGCCAGCTGTGCCAGCGTGAGGCGCTGGGTATAAGCCTGCTCGATGTAGGCGCACACGCGCCCCAGTGCGGCGGTGATCTCGGGTCCAGGGGCGGCGGCCTCGTCCCGGTGGTCCCGGTAGTTGCGCTGGGACAGCGGGAAGCATTCCACAATGTCGGCGGCTAAATGGCCGACGTCGCCGATGGTGCGCAGCATGTCTACGGCCGAGTCTCCGTCGCGCAGCAGCAAGGTGGCTAGCCGGGCGGTGAGCTGGTCGGTGGGAAACGCCGGGGTAGAAGAAAACTGGGGCGTAAATCCTGGGACGTATTGGGCAAAAATCGTGGGCTGGAGGTGGACCGCAATGGCTCGAGACCCGGGCTCGACAGCCAGGGTGGCGTGCCCCTGGTTGGAGTTGAGCAGTGCCGCATCGCGCTCGCCGAGCAGCGTGGTGGCACCCGCGGTGGCCAGTTCTACCCGGCCGCCCGCCACCACCAGCAGCTCGATGTCGTCGTGCCAGTTGAAGTGGTAGGTGCCAATGTCATAGACGTAGGCGTGTGCGCCGCCGGTGGCCGCCGGGGCGGTGAATTCGAAGGCATCCGGGTTGATCATGGGTTTTACACACCTCCGGCAAATCCCAGTTGGCGCCACGCCTCAAAGACCCCCACGGCCGCGGCGTTGGATAGGTTCATGGAGCGGCGGGCGGGCAGCATGGGGATGCGCACCAGTTCGGTCACTCGGGGATGGTCCATGTGGGCTTGCGGCAGCCCGGTGGGCTCGGTGCCAAAAAGCAGCGCGTCGCCGGGTTGATAGGAGATCTGGTGGTGATACGTGGTGGCGTGTCCGGTAAAGGCAAAGACCCTGGCGCCCGGCAGCTCCGCCAGGCAGGAATCCAGGTCCGGGTGGATGGTGACCTCAGCAAGGTCGTGGTAGTCCAGTCCCGCGCGGCGCAGGTGGCGGTCATCAAAGTTGAACCCCAGCGGCTCGACCAGGTGCAGGTGGGCGCCGGTATTGGCGCACAGGCGGATGGCGTTCCCGGTGTTTCCGGGGATGACGGGGTTATCAAAGATGACGTGCAGCAGCTGGCCCATGGTCTTTATTTTAGGAGGGTGCTTGTGCGCGCCCCGATTTCTGCGGGTCCCATGCGCCTGCCGTGTGGGCGGTGGCATTGAGATGCGCGGTTCAGGTGGGGATAATGGGCACCGTGACTGCGCAAAAACTTGACGGCAAGTTGTATCGCTCTGAGCTGATTGAGGACCTCACCTCCCGGGTGGCGGCCTTGAAGGACAAGGGGGTGACCCCCGGCCTGGCCACCGTGCTGGTGGGCGAGGACCCGGGCAGCCAGAACTACGTGAAGATGAAGCACCGCGATTGCGAGCAGGTGGGCATCACCTCGATTCGCCGGGACCTTCCTGCCGATACCACGCAGGAGCAGCTGCACGCGGTCATCGATGAACTCAACGTGGACCCCGCCTGCACCGGCTACATTGTCCAGCTACCGTTGCCGCGCCACCTCAACGAAAACGCGGTGCTTGAGCGCATCGATCCGGCCAAGGACGCCGACGGCCTCCACCCGGTCAACCTGGGCAAACTGGTGCTTGGTGAGCCCGCCCCGCTGCCGTGTACCCCCAATGGGTGCATCAGCCTGCTGCGCCGCTTCGGCGTGGAGCTCGACGGGGCGAAGGTGGTGGTCATCGGCCGCGGCGTGACGGTGGGCCGACCCATCGGCCTCATGCTCACCCGACGCAGCGAGAACGCCACAGTCACCCTCTGCCACACCGGCACGAAGGACCTGGCCGCAGAGACGCGCGCGGCGGACGTGATCATCGCCGCGGCGGGCAAGCCGCACATGCTCACCGCGGACATGGTCAAGCCGGGTGCGGCGATCCTGGACGTCGGCGTGTCCCGCGTGGATGGCAAGACCACCGGCGATGTGGCCCCGGACGTGTGGGACGTGGCCGGCTGGATTTCCCCGAACCCCGGCGGCGTGGGCCCCATGACGCGGACGTTCCTGCTGGAAAACATCGTGGAGCGCGCCGAGGCGCTGGCGGGTGCCGGTGCCTAGCGTGCGCCCTGCGACCCGCGCCGAGGCGCTGCACAACCCGCACGATGTGGCGCTGCGGCCCTCCCGGATTCCGGTGAGCGTGCAGCGCGCTGGGGTGGCGGCGTTTGTGGCCGTGGCGGCGGCGTCGGCAGTCTTTGCGCTCACCGACCACTGGCGGCGCGCCACACTGTCTTTGGGGGTGGCCATGCTGTGGCTGGCGGTGGTGCGTCTGGTGTGCGACTCGCGGATTGTCGGCGTCTTTGCGGTGCGCTCGCGCCGCTTTGACGCACTGTTCGCTGCCGCCACCGGCTTCGCGATGTCCTTTTTAGCGCTGTCCGTTGATTCGCTGGGCAGCTAGCGTGTCCCAGGATCGGCACTCGCGTTCGGCTGTTCGTTCGTGGCTCATCGCTTGTCGACGCCCCATCGACCCTCTTCGCACGCCCGGCGCTGTCCCCCGTGGTGCCGGCGCAGCCCTCTGCCGAGTGGTGAAAAAGGAAATCTGCGTCCTGCCATGGTCGATGAGGGGCCAAGAATGATACGGTCGCTTGCGAAGCACGTGTAGTCAGTGGATATCCTTGTGCACTCCTCGGGTCCGCTGCGTGCGTGTGGTGGATTCCCTCCCCGGCAAAGGGCACCGGAATAGTTCTCGCCTATAGTCTTGCCCTTCTTATTCAGCTTGCGTGTCTGATTGTGGCCATTGGTGTGCGCGCTGCACAGGGGACAGCATTTCTCCAGGCTGAGCTGGCAATAAACGCCTTAGGCGTCCTGTGCGCCTGCGCTGGTGCGGGTGGTTAACTCATCAACGGTGAGGTCTTTGGCATCAATGTAGATCTGGCCTTCGGTCCACCGATCGCCGCTGTGGTGGCCACGGCTCTGCTGCTAGTGCTGGTGGCGAGGGCAGCTGCGGGAAAAAATGATTGCGCGCGCTGAGCGCGGTGCTGGCAATGCGTGTTTGTGCGACACATCGTGATCCATCATCCTTCTTGTGCGCAGTGGAATTTCTTCGCGGATGGTGGCCTCATGATGGGAATGCGTGCAGCATTCATGCGCCTTTCCGTGTGCATGACTGAGCCGCACAGGGGGATGTGTGGGTCTTTACCGGCTCGGCTGGCTGCGTAGTTTCAGTGCCCCGAACAACAGCCTGCTGTGGTCTCCTAGATGTAGTACTCGATTCTGCCCGTGGTGTCCGGCGCTGTGGGGTCGATGCGCTGGAGGAAGCCGCGCAGGATGCGGTCCATCTGGCGGGTTTCGGTGAGGAAGGCATCGTGGCCCACGGGGGAGACGATTTTGGCCATGCTCAGCAGGTTGCCCAGGTTGCGGGAGAGGTGTTCTTGCTGGTGGTAGGGATAGAGGATGTCCGTGTCCACTCCGGCGACGAGCACGGGGACCGTGATGGCGGCCAGGGCCTTGTTCAGCCCGCCGCGTCCGCGGCCGATGTCGTGGCGGTTGAGGGCGTCGGTGAGTACCACGTAGGAGCCGGCGTCGAAGCGCTCGGTCAGCCGTGCGGCCTGGTAGTCCAGGTAGCTTTCCACGGCGAAGCGCTGGTCGGGGCGTCGATAGGCGCCGAGGGGGTTTTCGCCCGGCTGGGCGGCGGTGCCAAAGCGTTCGTCAATTTCGAGCTCACCGCGGTAGGTCAGGTGGGCGATGCGCCGGGCGGTGGCCAGGCCGTCGAGCGGCGTGGCCCCGGTGTCGTAGTAGTCGCCGCCGGCCCAGGCGGGGTCGTTTTCTATGGCGTCAATTTGGGCTGCCTGGATGCCAATCTGCCAGGCGGACGCCCGCGCGGATACGGCGAAGACCCCGGCTGCTGCTAGGGAGTCCGGGTACATGGCGGCCCATTCCAGGGCGCGGGCGCCGCCCATGGATCCGCCGATGACGGCGCGCAGTCGGGTGAGCCCCAGGGCGTCGAGAAGCTGTTTTTCTGTGGTGACCTGGTCGCGGATGGAGATTGCGGGGAAACGCGAGCCCCAGGCGCGCCCGTCGTCGGGGTGCGGGCTGGCCGGGCCGGTGGATCCCGAACAGCCGCCGATGACGTTGGTGCACACCACGCAGTAGCGGTTGGTGTCTAGCGCCAGCCCGGGCCCGATGAGCCCTGCCCACCAGCTGGCGGCGTTGGGATCGCCGGTCAGCGCGTGCTCGACGAGTATGACGTTGGACCAGCCGTCCTCGTCGGTGCGGAAGTGGCCCCAGCGGCGCACCGCGATGTGGGCGTCGGCAATGATGGCGCCGGCCTCGGTGCGGACGTCGCCGATGGGGCAGACGCTTAAGCGTCCCGGTTCGGGCAGGTGGGGCATGGCGGGCTACTCGGGCTTTCTCCAGGGCTTCTAACAGGCGACCTACGGCCTACAGGGCGGCGAAGCCCAGGTCCAGGTCCGCGAGGATGTCCTCGATGGCCTCGAGCCCCACGGACAGGCGGATGGTGGACTGGCTGATCCCGGCGCGGGTCAGGCCGTGCTCATCCGACTGCGAGTGCGTGGTGGAGGCCGGGTGGGCGACCAGGGAGCGCACGTCGCCGATGTTGGCCAGGTTGGAGTGCAGCTTGAGCGCGTCGATGAAGCGCCAGGCCTCCTCGCGCCCGCCCTCAATGTCAAAGGACAGCACGGAGCCGGTGTAGTCCAGGCCGAGCTTCTGCTTGACCGCGTACCAGGGGGAGGACTCCAGCCCGGCGTAGTTGACCTTGGTCACCTTCGGCTGCTTGTCCAGGTAGTGGGCCACCGCGTCAGCGTTAGTGTTGTGTCGCTCCACGCGCAGGGACAGCGTGTCCAGCCCCTGGAGGGTGACCCAGGCGTTGAAGGGGGACAGGGTGGCGCCGGTGTCGCGCAGCAGGCCGGCGCGGGCCTTGAGCCCAAAGGCGACGTCGCCCAAGTCCACGTACTTCAGGCCGTGGTAGGCGGGATCGGGGTTGACAAAGGTGGGGAAGATCGGCTCGCCGTCACGCTCGACGGTCCAGTCGAAGTGGCCGCCGTCGATGAGGATGCCGCCGATGCCGGAACCGTTGCCCGTGTAGAACTTGGTCAGCGAGGCCACCACCACGTCCGCGCCGAGTTCCAAGGGGCGCACCACAGCCGCGGTGGCGATGGTGTTATCCACAATCAGCGGCACCAGATGCGCGTGGGCGACCTCGGCGATGGCCGGCACGTCCAGCACGTCTGCCTGCGGGTTGGCAAAGGTCTCCGCGTAGAAGGCCTTGGTGTTGGGGCGCGCGGCGGCGTCCCAGGAGGCGGGGTCATCAGGCTCCTCGACGAAGGTGACCTCGATGCCCAGGCGCGCCAGCGTGGACTGGAACAGCGTCTCGGTGCCGCCGTAGAGGCGCGGGGAGGTGACAATGTGGTCCCCGGCGCCGGCGACGTTCAAAATCGCGGCGGTCTCCGCAGCCTGCCCGGAGGCGAAGGCCACGGCGTGGGTGCCGCCCTCCAAGGAGGCCAGGCGGTTTTCCAGCACCTCGGTGGTGGGGTTGGTCAGCCGCGAGTAGATGGGGCCCGGGTTTTCCAGGGCGAAGCGCTCCTTGGCGTGCTCGGCGGAGTCAAAGACGTAAGAGGAGGTGAGGTAGATCGGCTGGTTGCGCGCGCCGGTATCGGAGTCGACGGGCTGGCCGGCGTGGATGGAGCGGGTGGAAAAGTCCCAGTTGGCGGCCTGTGAGTTGTCATACTTGGTGGTCATGGGGGTGGCCTGCGGCTTTCTGTGGTTGGTGCTGTTTTCGTGCTTACCGACGCCCCGTGCGTGCGGCGCGTGCGCTATCCCTGCGGGTCCTCGCGGCTGTTGCCTTGTGGCGGTGCTGCGGTTGCTGCCGTGCTGCCGTTGCCGCGGGGGCTGAGGGATGCAGTGCGTCGTGGTGGGCGGTGCGGGGGTATGCAGGCGACCGTAATGAACCAAGCTGTCTAGTGCGACGGTGCTGTGGCCGGGCCGGCCAAACTCCAAGGTGAGCCCGTGAATAAAAATCCTCCCCAGATCTGCTCTTACGGTACTGTCGTACTGCTTGACCAGGGTTTTCAGTCCGTGTGCAAATGTAGTACCAAGGACGTCTGACGTGTACGGTGGGAGGGGCAATAGTAAGGGCCGTCACAGCGCCCTCGTGACTGCGTGCCATCGCACTGACAGCGAGTGCCCCTGCGGGGCACACAATATGCGGACAGTTCGCGGCCCGGCACCGTAAGTGAAAGGTATAAACACCATGGCAGTAGCCGCACCCCCGGAGGTACCTCAGACCCCCGAGGGGGTCAGACTCCTGCGCAATAAGGACACCGGGCACATCGTCGGGGTGGAAGACACCCGGCGCCCCTCGGTGACCTCCCGCATTGTCATGATGGTCATTGCCATCATCGCTGCCGTCGGCTGGGGCATGGTCGGCCTGAGCCGCGGAGAGACCGTCAACTCCGTATGGATCGTGTGCGCCGCCGTCGGCTCCTACATCATCGCCTACACGTTCTATGCCCGGCTGATCGCCTACAAGGTGGTCAAGCCACGCGATGACCGCGCCACCCCGGCCGAGGAGCACGCTGACGGCAAGGACTTTGTGCCCACGGACCGTCGCGTTCTGTTCGGCCACCACTTCGCCGCCATTGCCGGCGCCGGCCCGCTGGTCGGACCCGTCATGGCCGCGCAGATGGGCTACCTGCCCTCGACGCTGTGGATCGTGCTGGGCGTCATCTTCGCCGGCGCCGTCCAGGACTACCTGGTCTTGTGGATCTCCACCCGGCGCAAGGGCCGCTCCTTGGGCCAGATGGTGCGCGATGAGATGGGCACCATCGGCGGTGCTGCGGGCATCCTTGCGGTGATGGCCATCATGATCATCATCATCGCCGTCCTGGCGCTCGTCGTGGTCAATGCGCTGGCGCACAGCCCGTGGGGCGTGTTCTCCATCGCCATGACCATCCCCATCGCCTTGTTCATGGGCGTGTACATGCGCTACCTGCGTCCCGGGCGCATCGTGGAGGTCTCCGCCATCGGCGTCGTCCTGCTGCTGCTGGCCATCATTGCCGGTGGCTGGGTGGCTGACA
Above is a genomic segment from Corynebacterium uberis containing:
- a CDS encoding O-acetylhomoserine/O-acetylserine sulfhydrylase — protein: MTTKYDNSQAANWDFSTRSIHAGQPVDSDTGARNQPIYLTSSYVFDSAEHAKERFALENPGPIYSRLTNPTTEVLENRLASLEGGTHAVAFASGQAAETAAILNVAGAGDHIVTSPRLYGGTETLFQSTLARLGIEVTFVEEPDDPASWDAAARPNTKAFYAETFANPQADVLDVPAIAEVAHAHLVPLIVDNTIATAAVVRPLELGADVVVASLTKFYTGNGSGIGGILIDGGHFDWTVERDGEPIFPTFVNPDPAYHGLKYVDLGDVAFGLKARAGLLRDTGATLSPFNAWVTLQGLDTLSLRVERHNTNADAVAHYLDKQPKVTKVNYAGLESSPWYAVKQKLGLDYTGSVLSFDIEGGREEAWRFIDALKLHSNLANIGDVRSLVAHPASTTHSQSDEHGLTRAGISQSTIRLSVGLEAIEDILADLDLGFAAL